Proteins encoded within one genomic window of Bemisia tabaci chromosome 2, PGI_BMITA_v3:
- the LOC140224068 gene encoding uncharacterized protein, translated as MTEVRIGLFKESQHDMTSMILTGIRGGISQSMLRHTAANNPYMRDSYDPREPETYLAYLDVTALYALTTCKPLPRGDNRWLEPHELVTFTEDKILSLEENGDTGYTFEVDLEYPEELHDKHIDLRFCCENQVPPHFGSKHPKLLTTLEHKRKYTSHYVALKQALDLGLKASALSRGILFHQRPYLREFIELNARLRQKAKGNEFHQSLLELCSNACYGKFLDNPLKRKKMLLASMEQRLAKLVRRANFLDRKIFDQKLAVVELHKKTVKFDRPGIVGFSILDLSKVHMYQFHYEEMLKRYPRENVHIVYMDTDSFIYSVKTPDLYADLRLNLNIFDTSNYPKDHPCFSDKNYKVMGTFKDETGGDPIVEVVAIRAKLYLYRTASKMDKRAKGVQKSVVQKSIGLDDFIDGIYQNKDAYRDVRTITSKKHEIYTVQSRKKAICSYDDKRFILQGNVVSLPFGHYALKKRSDWAEHLQVRLAGIILLRSHDRRTGVNLQENLE; from the coding sequence ATGACGGAAGTGAGAATAGGTCTATTCAAAGAATCCCAACACGATATGACATCGATGATTCTGACTGGTATCAGGGGTGGAATTTCCCAATCCATGCTCCGACACACCGCCGCCAATAATCCATACATGCGAGACTCCTACGATCCTCGAGAACCGGAAACGTACCTGGCTTACCTTGACGTCACCGCTTTGTACGCCCTTACTACGTGTAAGCCTCTGCCTCGAGGTGATAACCGATGGTTGGAGCCGCACGAACTAGTCACTTTCACGGAGGACAAAATCCTTTCGCTGGAGGAAAACGGAGACACTGGATATACCTTCGAGGTGGACCTGGAGTACCCGGAAGAGCTACATGACAAACATATCGATTTACGCTTCTGCTGTGAAAATCAAGTACCGCCCCATTTCGGGTCTAAACATCCAAAATTGTTAACAACGTTGGAACACAAAAGGAAGTACACCAGCCATTATGTTGCGCTGAAGCAGGCGTTGGACCTCGGACTCAAAGCGTCAGCTTTGAGTCGAGGGATCCTTTTCCATCAGCGACCATACCTTCGAGAATTCATCGAGCTCAACGCCCGCCTACGTCAAAAGGCCAAAGGAAACGAATTCCACCAATCCCTGCTGGAACTTTGCTCCAACGCTTGCTACGGCAAATTTCTTGATAACCCGCTCAAGCGGAAGAAGATGCTACTCGCTTCTATGGAGCAGAGACTGGCCAAACTCGTTCGGCGAGCAAATTTCCTGGATCGGAAGATATTCGATCAGAAATTGGCAGTTGTGGAACTGCACAAAAAGACCGTCAAATTCGATCGCCCCGGAATCGTCGGGTTTTCCATTTTAGACCTGTCCAAGGTCCACATGTACCAGTTCCACTACGAAGAGATGTTGAAACGATATCCCAGAGAGAACGTCCACATAGTCTATATGGATACGGACAGTTTTATCTACTCGGTGAAGACTCCCGATCTCTACGCCGACCTCCGCCTAAATTTGAACATCTTCGACACCTCCAACTACCCGAAGGACCACCCCTGCTTCTCGGATAAAAACTACAAGGTTATGGGGACTTTCAAAGACGAGACGGGAGGAGATCCGATCGTCGAGGTCGTCGCCATCAGAGCCAAGCTTTACTTGTATCGAACAGCGAGCAAGATGGACAAACGAGCCAAAGGAGTGCAGAAGAGCGTAGTCCAAAAGTCGATCGGATTGGACGATTTCATAGACGGGATATATCAAAACAAGGATGCTTACAGAGACGTCAGAACGATAACAAGCAAGAAGCATGAAATTTATACCGTTCAGAGTAGGAAGAAAGCCATCTGCAGTTACGATGACAAACGGTTCATCCTGCAAGGTAACGTAGTGTCTCTACCCTTCGGACACTACGCCCTGAAGAAACGCAGCGATTGGGCGGAACACCTGCAAGTTCGACTGGCGGGAATCATCCTTCTGCGCTCTCACGACCGGAGAACGGGAGTCAACCTTCAGGAAAACCTCGAGTGA